From Vulpes vulpes isolate BD-2025 chromosome 7, VulVul3, whole genome shotgun sequence, one genomic window encodes:
- the GARIN1B gene encoding Golgi-associated RAB2 interactor protein 1B, giving the protein MLSSVPQRKTRWKSKKTVKVTRSFPTFPPLNAWEEVRGLLPVDGEPNPGVGLGVEEGLLCQMLHSPEFNLFPDSVVFESNFVQVRKGRSWIDIYKASNTMALGVTSSVPCLPLPNILLMASVKWHQGQSQTWNRPSTAPNIKLKRILPLKFVELQVYDQLQRILRLRTVTEKIYYLRLHPDHPETVFHFWIRLVQILHKGLSITTKDPRILVTHCLVPKNSCSPSGDSNLVQKKPQASQPSESLMQLMAKGESEALSQIFADLHQHDEFRSSKKTQTKWDSSEKDTPSEDSIPCTRDLSWRDSFTYGEWERENPSGPQPLSLLSTLAASTRPQLTSLIAELSEILNVAAP; this is encoded by the exons ATGTTGTCATCGGTTCCACAGAGAAAGACTCGgtggaaatcaaagaagacagtAAAAGTCACAAGATCTTTTCCAACCTTCCCTCCTCTAAATGCTTGGGAAGAAGTCAGGGGCCTCTTGCCTGTGGATGGGGAGCCAAACCCTGGAGTGGGCCTGGGTGTAGAGGAGGGACTGCTCTGCCAGATGCTTCATTCTCCAGAATTCAACCTATTTCCTGACTCAGTGGTATTTGAAAGCAACTTTGTCCAG GTCAGAAAGGGCAGGAGCTGGATAGACATCTACAAAGCCTCCAACACCATGGCCCTTGGGGTAACCTCCTCTGTGCCTTGCCTGCCCCTTCCCAATATCCTCCTCATGGCTAGTGTCAAATGGCACCAGGGACAGAGCCAGACATGGAACAGACCATCTACAGCCCCAAACATCAAGCTGAAGAG GATTCTCCCATTGAAGTTTGTGGAGCTCCAGGTCTACGACCAGCTTCAGCGCATCCTGCGGTTGAGGACAGTCACTGAGAAGATCTACTATCTCAGGCTCCACCCTGACCATCCTGAGACTGTCTTCCACTTCTGGATCCGACTGGTTCAAATTCTGCATAAGGGCCTGTCTATCACCACCAAAGACCCTAGGATTCTTGTCACTCACTGTCTGGTACCCAAGAACAGCTGCAGCCCCTCGGGAGACTCTAAC TTAGTACAGAAGAAACCCCAAGCCTCCCAGCCCAGTGAGAGCCTCATGCAGCTGATGGCCAAGGGGGAGAGTGAGGCACTCTCTCAGATTTTTGCCGACTTGCACCAGCACGATGAGTTCAG GAGCAGCAAAAAGACACAGACCAAATGGGACAGCTCAG AGAAAGACACTCCCAGCGAAGACAGCATCCCTTGCACGCGTGACCTCAGTTGGAGAGATTCATTCACTTATggagagtgggaaagagagaaCCCCTCTGGGCCCCAGCCCCTTTCACTCCTCAGCACCCTGGCAGCCTCCACCAGGCCACAGCTGACCTCACTCATAG CTGAGTTGAGTGAAATCCTAAATGTGGCAGCTCCCTAG